In a genomic window of Muntiacus reevesi chromosome 1, mMunRee1.1, whole genome shotgun sequence:
- the SCAMP3 gene encoding secretory carrier-associated membrane protein 3, with amino-acid sequence MAQSRDGGNPFAESGELDNPFQDPAVIQHRPSTHYATLDVYNPFETREPPPSYEPPAPVPIAPPSAPPLQSSRKLSPTEPKNYGSYSSQASTAAATAELLKKQEELNRKAEELDRRERELQHAALGGTATRQNNWPPLPSFCPVQPCFFQDISMEIPQEFQKTVSTMYYLWMCSTLALLLNFLACLASFCVETSNGSGFGLSILWILLFTPCSFVCWYRPMYKAFRSDSSFNFFVFFFIFFVQDVLFVLQAIGIPGWGFSGWISALVVLKVNTAVAVLMLLVALFFTGIAVLGIVMLKRIHSLYRRTGASFQKAQQEFAAGVFSNPAVRTAAANAAAGAAENAFRAP; translated from the exons ATGGCTCAAAGCAGAGACGGTGGAAACCCCTTCGCCGAGTCCGGCGAGCTTGACAACCCCTTTCAG GACCCAGCTGTGATCCAGCATCGACCCAGCACGCACTATGCTACTCTTGACGTCTACAACCCTTTTGAGACCCGGGAG CCACCACCAAGCTATGAGCCTCCTGCCCCTGTTCCGATAGCTCCACCCTCAGCTCCACCCTTGCAGTCCTCAAGAAAACTCAGCCCCACAGAACCCAAGAACTATGGCTCCTACAGCTCCCAG GCTTCAACTGCAGCAGCCACCGCTGAGCTGCTAAAGAAACAGGAGGAGCTCAACCGAAAGGCAGAGGAGTTGGACCGAAGGGAGCGAGAACTCCAGCATGCTGCCCTGGGCggcacagcta CTCGACAGAACAATTGGCCCCCTCTACCTTCTTTTTGCCCAGTTCAGCCCTGCTTTTTCCAGGACATCTCCATGGAGATCCCCCAAGAATTTCAGAAGACAGTATCCACCATGTACTACCTCTGGATGT GCAGCACTCTGGCTCTTCTCTTGAATTTTCTTGCCTGCCTAGCCAGCTTCTGTGTGGAGACCAGCAATGGCTCAGGCTTTGGGCTCTCTATCCTCTGGATCCTCCTCTTCACTCCCTGCTCCTTCGTCTGCTGGTATCGCCCCATGTACAAGGCTTTCCG gaGTGACAGTTCATTCAATTTCTtcgttttcttcttcattttcttcgtCCAGGATGTTCTGTTTGTCCTCCAGGCCATTGGCATCCCAGGTTGGGGGTTCAG TGGCTGGATCTCTGCCCTGGTGGTGCTGAAGGTCAACACAGCCGTAGCGGTGCTCATGCTGCTGGTTGCTCTGTTCTTCACTGGCATCGCTGTGCTGGGAATTGTTATGCTGAAGCGG ATCCACTCTTTGTATCGCCGCACAGGTGCCAGCTTTCAGAAGGCCCAGCAAGAGTTTGCAGCTGGTGTCTTCTCCAACCCTGCGGTGCGAACTGCAGCTGCCAATGCAGCCGCTGGGGCTGCAGAAAATGCCTTCCGGGCCCCATGA
- the CLK2 gene encoding dual specificity protein kinase CLK2 isoform X4 codes for MPHPRRYHSSERGSRGSYHEHYRSRKHKRRRSRSWSSSSDRTRRRRREDSYHVRSRSYDDRSSDRRAYDRRYCGSYRRNDYSRDRGEAYYDTDYRHSYEYHRENSSYRSQRSSRRKHRRRRRRSRTFSRSSSHSSRRAKSVEDDAEGHLIYHVGDWLQERYEIVSTLGEGTFGRVVQCVDHRRGGARVALKIIKNVEKYKEAARLEINVLEKINEKDPDNKNLCVQMFDWFDYHGHMCISFELLGLSTFDFLKDNNYLPYPVHQVRHMAFQLCQAVKFLHDNKLTHTDLKPENILFVNSDYELTYNLEKKRDERSVKSTAVRVVDFGSATFDHEHHSTIVSTRHYRAPEVILELGWSQPCDVWSIGCIIFEYYVGFTLFQTHDNREHLAMMERILGPIPSRMIRKTRKQKYFYRGRLDWDENTSAGRYVRENCKPLRRYLTSEAEEHHQLFDLIESMLEYEPAKRLTLGEALQHPFFARLRAEPPNAKLWDSSRDISR; via the exons ATGCCTCATCCTCGAAGGTACCACTCTTCAGAGAGAGGCAGCCGGGGGAGTTACCATGAGCACTATCGGAGCCGAAAGCATAAGAGACGAAGAAGCCGCTCCTGGTCAAGCAGCAGTGACCGTACGCGGCGGCGCCGACGGGAAGACAGTTACCATGTCCGTTCCCGGAG CTATGACGATCGTTCATCTGATCGGAGGGCATATGACCGGCGATACTGTGGCAGCTACAGGCGCAACGACTACAGCCGAGATCGGGGAGAAGCCTACTATGACACAGATTACCGGCATTCCTACGAGTACCATCGGGAGAACAGCAGTTACCGCAGCCAGCGCAGCAGCCGTAGGAAGCACCGCCGGCGGAGACGGCGCAGCCGGACGTTCAGCCGTTCATCTTCG CACAGCAGCCGGAGAGCCAAGAGTGTAGAGGACGACGCTGAGGGCCACCTCATCTACCACGTCGGGGACTGGCTACAAGAGCGAT atgaAATTGTAAGCACCTTGGGAGAGGGGACCTTCGGCCGAGTTGTGCAGTGTGTTGACCATCGCAG GGGTGGGGCTCGGGTTGCCCTGAAGATCATTAAAAATGTGGAAAAGTACAAAGAAGCAGCTCGACTCGAAATCAATGTGCTGGAGAAAATCAATGAGAAGGACCCTGACAACAAGAA CCTCTGTGTCCAGATGTTTGACTGGTTTGACTACCATGGCCACATGTGTATCTCCTTTGAGCTTCTGGGCCTTAGCACCTTCGATTTCCTCAAAGACAACAACTACCTGCCCTACCCCGTCCACCAAGTGCGCCACATGGCCTTCCAGCTGTGCCAGGCCGTCAAGT TCCTCCATGATAATAAGCTGACACATACGGACCTCAAGCCTGAAAATATTCTGTTTGTGAATTCGGACTACGAGCTCACCTACAACCTAGAGAAG AAGCGAGATGAGCGCAGTGTGAAGAGCACAGCGGTGCGGGTAGTAGACTTTGGCAGTGCCACCTTTGACCATGAGCACCATAGTACCATTGTCTCCACCCGCCATTATCGAGCACCAGAGGTCATTCTTG AGTTGGGCTGGTCTCAGCCTTGTGATGTGTGGAGTATAGGCTGTATCATCTTCGAATACTATGTTGGCTTCACCCTCTTCCAA ACCCATGACAACAGAGAGCATCTAGCCATGATGGAAAGGATCTTGGGTCCTATCCCTTCCAGGATGATCCGAAAGACAAG GAAGCAGAAATATTTTTATCGGGGTCGCCTGGATTGGGATGAGAACACGTCAGCGGGGCGCTACGTTCGAGAAAACTGCAAACCACTTCGG CGGTATTTGACCTCAGAGGCAGAGGAACACCACCAGCTCTTCGATCTGATTGAAAGCATGCTAGAGTATGAACCTGCCAAGCGGCTGACCTTGGGCGAAGCCCTTCAACACCCTTTCTTCGCCCGCCTTCGGGCTGAGCCACCTAACGCCAAGTTGTGGGACTCCAGTCGAGATATCAGTCGGTGA
- the CLK2 gene encoding dual specificity protein kinase CLK2 isoform X2, whose translation MPHPRRYHSSERGSRGSYHEHYRSRKHKRRRSRSWSSSSDRTRRRRREDSYHVRSRSSYDDRSSDRRAYDRRYCGSYRRNDYSRDRGEAYYDTDYRHSYEYHRENSSYRSQRSSRRKHRRRRRRSRTFSRSSSHSSRRAKSVEDDAEGHLIYHVGDWLQERYEIVSTLGEGTFGRVVQCVDHRRGGARVALKIIKNVEKYKEAARLEINVLEKINEKDPDNKNLCVQMFDWFDYHGHMCISFELLGLSTFDFLKDNNYLPYPVHQVRHMAFQLCQAVKFLHDNKLTHTDLKPENILFVNSDYELTYNLEKKRDERSVKSTAVRVVDFGSATFDHEHHSTIVSTRHYRAPEVILELGWSQPCDVWSIGCIIFEYYVGFTLFQTHDNREHLAMMERILGPIPSRMIRKTRKQKYFYRGRLDWDENTSAGRYVRENCKPLRRYLTSEAEEHHQLFDLIESMLEYEPAKRLTLGEALQHPFFARLRAEPPNAKLWDSSRDISR comes from the exons ATGCCTCATCCTCGAAGGTACCACTCTTCAGAGAGAGGCAGCCGGGGGAGTTACCATGAGCACTATCGGAGCCGAAAGCATAAGAGACGAAGAAGCCGCTCCTGGTCAAGCAGCAGTGACCGTACGCGGCGGCGCCGACGGGAAGACAGTTACCATGTCCGTTCCCGGAG CAGCTATGACGATCGTTCATCTGATCGGAGGGCATATGACCGGCGATACTGTGGCAGCTACAGGCGCAACGACTACAGCCGAGATCGGGGAGAAGCCTACTATGACACAGATTACCGGCATTCCTACGAGTACCATCGGGAGAACAGCAGTTACCGCAGCCAGCGCAGCAGCCGTAGGAAGCACCGCCGGCGGAGACGGCGCAGCCGGACGTTCAGCCGTTCATCTTCG CACAGCAGCCGGAGAGCCAAGAGTGTAGAGGACGACGCTGAGGGCCACCTCATCTACCACGTCGGGGACTGGCTACAAGAGCGAT atgaAATTGTAAGCACCTTGGGAGAGGGGACCTTCGGCCGAGTTGTGCAGTGTGTTGACCATCGCAG GGGTGGGGCTCGGGTTGCCCTGAAGATCATTAAAAATGTGGAAAAGTACAAAGAAGCAGCTCGACTCGAAATCAATGTGCTGGAGAAAATCAATGAGAAGGACCCTGACAACAAGAA CCTCTGTGTCCAGATGTTTGACTGGTTTGACTACCATGGCCACATGTGTATCTCCTTTGAGCTTCTGGGCCTTAGCACCTTCGATTTCCTCAAAGACAACAACTACCTGCCCTACCCCGTCCACCAAGTGCGCCACATGGCCTTCCAGCTGTGCCAGGCCGTCAAGT TCCTCCATGATAATAAGCTGACACATACGGACCTCAAGCCTGAAAATATTCTGTTTGTGAATTCGGACTACGAGCTCACCTACAACCTAGAGAAG AAGCGAGATGAGCGCAGTGTGAAGAGCACAGCGGTGCGGGTAGTAGACTTTGGCAGTGCCACCTTTGACCATGAGCACCATAGTACCATTGTCTCCACCCGCCATTATCGAGCACCAGAGGTCATTCTTG AGTTGGGCTGGTCTCAGCCTTGTGATGTGTGGAGTATAGGCTGTATCATCTTCGAATACTATGTTGGCTTCACCCTCTTCCAA ACCCATGACAACAGAGAGCATCTAGCCATGATGGAAAGGATCTTGGGTCCTATCCCTTCCAGGATGATCCGAAAGACAAG GAAGCAGAAATATTTTTATCGGGGTCGCCTGGATTGGGATGAGAACACGTCAGCGGGGCGCTACGTTCGAGAAAACTGCAAACCACTTCGG CGGTATTTGACCTCAGAGGCAGAGGAACACCACCAGCTCTTCGATCTGATTGAAAGCATGCTAGAGTATGAACCTGCCAAGCGGCTGACCTTGGGCGAAGCCCTTCAACACCCTTTCTTCGCCCGCCTTCGGGCTGAGCCACCTAACGCCAAGTTGTGGGACTCCAGTCGAGATATCAGTCGGTGA
- the CLK2 gene encoding dual specificity protein kinase CLK2 isoform X1, whose amino-acid sequence MPHPRRYHSSERGSRGSYHEHYRSRKHKRRRSRSWSSSSDRTRRRRREDSYHVRSRSSYDDRSSDRRAYDRRYCGSYRRNDYSRDRGEAYYDTDYRHSYEYHRENSSYRSQRSSRRKHRRRRRRSRTFSRSSSQHSSRRAKSVEDDAEGHLIYHVGDWLQERYEIVSTLGEGTFGRVVQCVDHRRGGARVALKIIKNVEKYKEAARLEINVLEKINEKDPDNKNLCVQMFDWFDYHGHMCISFELLGLSTFDFLKDNNYLPYPVHQVRHMAFQLCQAVKFLHDNKLTHTDLKPENILFVNSDYELTYNLEKKRDERSVKSTAVRVVDFGSATFDHEHHSTIVSTRHYRAPEVILELGWSQPCDVWSIGCIIFEYYVGFTLFQTHDNREHLAMMERILGPIPSRMIRKTRKQKYFYRGRLDWDENTSAGRYVRENCKPLRRYLTSEAEEHHQLFDLIESMLEYEPAKRLTLGEALQHPFFARLRAEPPNAKLWDSSRDISR is encoded by the exons ATGCCTCATCCTCGAAGGTACCACTCTTCAGAGAGAGGCAGCCGGGGGAGTTACCATGAGCACTATCGGAGCCGAAAGCATAAGAGACGAAGAAGCCGCTCCTGGTCAAGCAGCAGTGACCGTACGCGGCGGCGCCGACGGGAAGACAGTTACCATGTCCGTTCCCGGAG CAGCTATGACGATCGTTCATCTGATCGGAGGGCATATGACCGGCGATACTGTGGCAGCTACAGGCGCAACGACTACAGCCGAGATCGGGGAGAAGCCTACTATGACACAGATTACCGGCATTCCTACGAGTACCATCGGGAGAACAGCAGTTACCGCAGCCAGCGCAGCAGCCGTAGGAAGCACCGCCGGCGGAGACGGCGCAGCCGGACGTTCAGCCGTTCATCTTCG CAGCACAGCAGCCGGAGAGCCAAGAGTGTAGAGGACGACGCTGAGGGCCACCTCATCTACCACGTCGGGGACTGGCTACAAGAGCGAT atgaAATTGTAAGCACCTTGGGAGAGGGGACCTTCGGCCGAGTTGTGCAGTGTGTTGACCATCGCAG GGGTGGGGCTCGGGTTGCCCTGAAGATCATTAAAAATGTGGAAAAGTACAAAGAAGCAGCTCGACTCGAAATCAATGTGCTGGAGAAAATCAATGAGAAGGACCCTGACAACAAGAA CCTCTGTGTCCAGATGTTTGACTGGTTTGACTACCATGGCCACATGTGTATCTCCTTTGAGCTTCTGGGCCTTAGCACCTTCGATTTCCTCAAAGACAACAACTACCTGCCCTACCCCGTCCACCAAGTGCGCCACATGGCCTTCCAGCTGTGCCAGGCCGTCAAGT TCCTCCATGATAATAAGCTGACACATACGGACCTCAAGCCTGAAAATATTCTGTTTGTGAATTCGGACTACGAGCTCACCTACAACCTAGAGAAG AAGCGAGATGAGCGCAGTGTGAAGAGCACAGCGGTGCGGGTAGTAGACTTTGGCAGTGCCACCTTTGACCATGAGCACCATAGTACCATTGTCTCCACCCGCCATTATCGAGCACCAGAGGTCATTCTTG AGTTGGGCTGGTCTCAGCCTTGTGATGTGTGGAGTATAGGCTGTATCATCTTCGAATACTATGTTGGCTTCACCCTCTTCCAA ACCCATGACAACAGAGAGCATCTAGCCATGATGGAAAGGATCTTGGGTCCTATCCCTTCCAGGATGATCCGAAAGACAAG GAAGCAGAAATATTTTTATCGGGGTCGCCTGGATTGGGATGAGAACACGTCAGCGGGGCGCTACGTTCGAGAAAACTGCAAACCACTTCGG CGGTATTTGACCTCAGAGGCAGAGGAACACCACCAGCTCTTCGATCTGATTGAAAGCATGCTAGAGTATGAACCTGCCAAGCGGCTGACCTTGGGCGAAGCCCTTCAACACCCTTTCTTCGCCCGCCTTCGGGCTGAGCCACCTAACGCCAAGTTGTGGGACTCCAGTCGAGATATCAGTCGGTGA
- the CLK2 gene encoding dual specificity protein kinase CLK2 isoform X3, with protein sequence MPHPRRYHSSERGSRGSYHEHYRSRKHKRRRSRSWSSSSDRTRRRRREDSYHVRSRSYDDRSSDRRAYDRRYCGSYRRNDYSRDRGEAYYDTDYRHSYEYHRENSSYRSQRSSRRKHRRRRRRSRTFSRSSSQHSSRRAKSVEDDAEGHLIYHVGDWLQERYEIVSTLGEGTFGRVVQCVDHRRGGARVALKIIKNVEKYKEAARLEINVLEKINEKDPDNKNLCVQMFDWFDYHGHMCISFELLGLSTFDFLKDNNYLPYPVHQVRHMAFQLCQAVKFLHDNKLTHTDLKPENILFVNSDYELTYNLEKKRDERSVKSTAVRVVDFGSATFDHEHHSTIVSTRHYRAPEVILELGWSQPCDVWSIGCIIFEYYVGFTLFQTHDNREHLAMMERILGPIPSRMIRKTRKQKYFYRGRLDWDENTSAGRYVRENCKPLRRYLTSEAEEHHQLFDLIESMLEYEPAKRLTLGEALQHPFFARLRAEPPNAKLWDSSRDISR encoded by the exons ATGCCTCATCCTCGAAGGTACCACTCTTCAGAGAGAGGCAGCCGGGGGAGTTACCATGAGCACTATCGGAGCCGAAAGCATAAGAGACGAAGAAGCCGCTCCTGGTCAAGCAGCAGTGACCGTACGCGGCGGCGCCGACGGGAAGACAGTTACCATGTCCGTTCCCGGAG CTATGACGATCGTTCATCTGATCGGAGGGCATATGACCGGCGATACTGTGGCAGCTACAGGCGCAACGACTACAGCCGAGATCGGGGAGAAGCCTACTATGACACAGATTACCGGCATTCCTACGAGTACCATCGGGAGAACAGCAGTTACCGCAGCCAGCGCAGCAGCCGTAGGAAGCACCGCCGGCGGAGACGGCGCAGCCGGACGTTCAGCCGTTCATCTTCG CAGCACAGCAGCCGGAGAGCCAAGAGTGTAGAGGACGACGCTGAGGGCCACCTCATCTACCACGTCGGGGACTGGCTACAAGAGCGAT atgaAATTGTAAGCACCTTGGGAGAGGGGACCTTCGGCCGAGTTGTGCAGTGTGTTGACCATCGCAG GGGTGGGGCTCGGGTTGCCCTGAAGATCATTAAAAATGTGGAAAAGTACAAAGAAGCAGCTCGACTCGAAATCAATGTGCTGGAGAAAATCAATGAGAAGGACCCTGACAACAAGAA CCTCTGTGTCCAGATGTTTGACTGGTTTGACTACCATGGCCACATGTGTATCTCCTTTGAGCTTCTGGGCCTTAGCACCTTCGATTTCCTCAAAGACAACAACTACCTGCCCTACCCCGTCCACCAAGTGCGCCACATGGCCTTCCAGCTGTGCCAGGCCGTCAAGT TCCTCCATGATAATAAGCTGACACATACGGACCTCAAGCCTGAAAATATTCTGTTTGTGAATTCGGACTACGAGCTCACCTACAACCTAGAGAAG AAGCGAGATGAGCGCAGTGTGAAGAGCACAGCGGTGCGGGTAGTAGACTTTGGCAGTGCCACCTTTGACCATGAGCACCATAGTACCATTGTCTCCACCCGCCATTATCGAGCACCAGAGGTCATTCTTG AGTTGGGCTGGTCTCAGCCTTGTGATGTGTGGAGTATAGGCTGTATCATCTTCGAATACTATGTTGGCTTCACCCTCTTCCAA ACCCATGACAACAGAGAGCATCTAGCCATGATGGAAAGGATCTTGGGTCCTATCCCTTCCAGGATGATCCGAAAGACAAG GAAGCAGAAATATTTTTATCGGGGTCGCCTGGATTGGGATGAGAACACGTCAGCGGGGCGCTACGTTCGAGAAAACTGCAAACCACTTCGG CGGTATTTGACCTCAGAGGCAGAGGAACACCACCAGCTCTTCGATCTGATTGAAAGCATGCTAGAGTATGAACCTGCCAAGCGGCTGACCTTGGGCGAAGCCCTTCAACACCCTTTCTTCGCCCGCCTTCGGGCTGAGCCACCTAACGCCAAGTTGTGGGACTCCAGTCGAGATATCAGTCGGTGA